One genomic region from Bombyx mori chromosome 6, ASM3026992v2 encodes:
- the LOC110385975 gene encoding malate dehydrogenase, cytoplasmic isoform X2: protein MNLEITSLPSPLRVIVVNPLVPAAQLIAVKILSGTVFGTNQLIDLTLLVYSNELQMAEAFILELENCAFSCVNSMHTSSNLPSITDADVFCFITNFPNPNCIDFYNVITDEMFDSFYLIIKIANNLFGPISNIAEIVKENVINKKNIKSEQKPIFIADGLVAIDILKSLSTNVPYDVFFCPTPLTSIGKNILGEYLKVETDEINDLLVWAANDSVFHVEVEKPLVIQDTISGDNCDWNLVGKDVLRKTNLDHTQFNESWLKKDFIEKMESFASRNPYGCIYKASQISKTLQDIWASRSTECELKSYCSMGVISDESLGTIKGHPYVLPLIFSGDHWCVNERFKENTHLKMEIKRINKVAQEQHEKVMC from the exons ATGAATTTAGAAATTACTTCGCTACCATCACCGTTAAGAGTAATTGTTGTCAACCCTCTTGTGCCAGCGGCACAGTTAATTGCTGTCAAAATTTTATCTGGTACTGTGTTCGGAACCAATCAACTAATTGATCTTACTCTTTTGGTTTATTCAAATGAATTACAGATGGCTGAGGCTTTCATACTGGAGTTGGAAAATTGTGCTTTTTCTTGTGTGAATTCCATGCATACGTCATCCAATTTACCGAG taTTACAGACGCAGACGTATTTTGTTTCATAACTAATTTTCCCAATCCAAATTGTATCGACTTTTACAACGTTATTACTGATGAAATGTTCGATTCATTttacttaattataaaaattgccaACAATTTATTTGGGCCTATATCGAACATCGCGGAaattgtaaaagaaaatgtaataaacaagaaaaatattaaatctgaGCAAAAGCCCATATTTATTGCTGACGGCTTGGTAGCGATAGACATTCTAAAGTCTTTGTCAACAAATGTGCCGtatgatgtatttttttgtcCGACACCTTTGACGTCTATAGGTAAAAATATCCTAGGAGAATATTTAAAG GTTGAAACCGATGAAATCAACGACTTGCTTGTATGGGCTGCAAACGACAGTGTGTTTCATGTGGAAGTAGAGAAACCATTAGTTATACAAGACACAATTAGCGGTGATAACTGCGACTGGAATTTGGTTGGAAAAGATGTattaagaaaaacaaatttagaCCATACACAATTTAATGAGTCTTGGTTGAAGAAAGATTTTATAGAAAAG ATGGAGTCGTTTGCGTCACGGAATCCCTACGGATGCATATATAAGGCTTCTCAAATTTCCAAAACTTTGCAAGACATTTGGGCGTCACGTTCTACAGAATGTGAATTGAAATCTTATTGCAGCATGGGAGTCATTAGCGATGAATCACTGGGGACAATAAAAG GCCATCCCTATGTACTTCCGTTAATTTTTTCTGGAGATCATTGGTGTGTAAATGAAAGGTTTAAGGAGAACACTCATCTCAAAATGGAAATTAAGAGGATTAATAAAGTGGCCCAAGAGCAGCACGAAAAA GTCATGTGCTAG
- the LOC110385975 gene encoding malate dehydrogenase, cytoplasmic isoform X1 → MNLEITSLPSPLRVIVVNPLVPAAQLIAVKILSGTVFGTNQLIDLTLLVYSNELQMAEAFILELENCAFSCVNSMHTSSNLPSITDADVFCFITNFPNPNCIDFYNVITDEMFDSFYLIIKIANNLFGPISNIAEIVKENVINKKNIKSEQKPIFIADGLVAIDILKSLSTNVPYDVFFCPTPLTSIGKNILGEYLKVETDEINDLLVWAANDSVFHVEVEKPLVIQDTISGDNCDWNLVGKDVLRKTNLDHTQFNESWLKKDFIEKMESFASRNPYGCIYKASQISKTLQDIWASRSTECELKSYCSMGVISDESLGTIKGHPYVLPLIFSGDHWCVNERFKENTHLKMEIKRINKVAQEQHEKLITYCKHFLQENVLNQAFIPNDESSASITIDRLSRFSE, encoded by the exons ATGAATTTAGAAATTACTTCGCTACCATCACCGTTAAGAGTAATTGTTGTCAACCCTCTTGTGCCAGCGGCACAGTTAATTGCTGTCAAAATTTTATCTGGTACTGTGTTCGGAACCAATCAACTAATTGATCTTACTCTTTTGGTTTATTCAAATGAATTACAGATGGCTGAGGCTTTCATACTGGAGTTGGAAAATTGTGCTTTTTCTTGTGTGAATTCCATGCATACGTCATCCAATTTACCGAG taTTACAGACGCAGACGTATTTTGTTTCATAACTAATTTTCCCAATCCAAATTGTATCGACTTTTACAACGTTATTACTGATGAAATGTTCGATTCATTttacttaattataaaaattgccaACAATTTATTTGGGCCTATATCGAACATCGCGGAaattgtaaaagaaaatgtaataaacaagaaaaatattaaatctgaGCAAAAGCCCATATTTATTGCTGACGGCTTGGTAGCGATAGACATTCTAAAGTCTTTGTCAACAAATGTGCCGtatgatgtatttttttgtcCGACACCTTTGACGTCTATAGGTAAAAATATCCTAGGAGAATATTTAAAG GTTGAAACCGATGAAATCAACGACTTGCTTGTATGGGCTGCAAACGACAGTGTGTTTCATGTGGAAGTAGAGAAACCATTAGTTATACAAGACACAATTAGCGGTGATAACTGCGACTGGAATTTGGTTGGAAAAGATGTattaagaaaaacaaatttagaCCATACACAATTTAATGAGTCTTGGTTGAAGAAAGATTTTATAGAAAAG ATGGAGTCGTTTGCGTCACGGAATCCCTACGGATGCATATATAAGGCTTCTCAAATTTCCAAAACTTTGCAAGACATTTGGGCGTCACGTTCTACAGAATGTGAATTGAAATCTTATTGCAGCATGGGAGTCATTAGCGATGAATCACTGGGGACAATAAAAG GCCATCCCTATGTACTTCCGTTAATTTTTTCTGGAGATCATTGGTGTGTAAATGAAAGGTTTAAGGAGAACACTCATCTCAAAATGGAAATTAAGAGGATTAATAAAGTGGCCCAAGAGCAGCACGAAAAA CTAATTACTTACTGCAAACATTTTTTACAAGAGAATGTGCTAAATCAAGCTTTTATACCGAATGACGAAAGCTCGGCCAGTATCACGATTGATCGGCTCAGTAGGTTTAGTGAATGA
- the LOC110385975 gene encoding uncharacterized protein LOC110385975 isoform X3, whose protein sequence is MAEAFILELENCAFSCVNSMHTSSNLPSITDADVFCFITNFPNPNCIDFYNVITDEMFDSFYLIIKIANNLFGPISNIAEIVKENVINKKNIKSEQKPIFIADGLVAIDILKSLSTNVPYDVFFCPTPLTSIGKNILGEYLKVETDEINDLLVWAANDSVFHVEVEKPLVIQDTISGDNCDWNLVGKDVLRKTNLDHTQFNESWLKKDFIEKMESFASRNPYGCIYKASQISKTLQDIWASRSTECELKSYCSMGVISDESLGTIKGHPYVLPLIFSGDHWCVNERFKENTHLKMEIKRINKVAQEQHEKLITYCKHFLQENVLNQAFIPNDESSASITIDRLSRFSE, encoded by the exons ATGGCTGAGGCTTTCATACTGGAGTTGGAAAATTGTGCTTTTTCTTGTGTGAATTCCATGCATACGTCATCCAATTTACCGAG taTTACAGACGCAGACGTATTTTGTTTCATAACTAATTTTCCCAATCCAAATTGTATCGACTTTTACAACGTTATTACTGATGAAATGTTCGATTCATTttacttaattataaaaattgccaACAATTTATTTGGGCCTATATCGAACATCGCGGAaattgtaaaagaaaatgtaataaacaagaaaaatattaaatctgaGCAAAAGCCCATATTTATTGCTGACGGCTTGGTAGCGATAGACATTCTAAAGTCTTTGTCAACAAATGTGCCGtatgatgtatttttttgtcCGACACCTTTGACGTCTATAGGTAAAAATATCCTAGGAGAATATTTAAAG GTTGAAACCGATGAAATCAACGACTTGCTTGTATGGGCTGCAAACGACAGTGTGTTTCATGTGGAAGTAGAGAAACCATTAGTTATACAAGACACAATTAGCGGTGATAACTGCGACTGGAATTTGGTTGGAAAAGATGTattaagaaaaacaaatttagaCCATACACAATTTAATGAGTCTTGGTTGAAGAAAGATTTTATAGAAAAG ATGGAGTCGTTTGCGTCACGGAATCCCTACGGATGCATATATAAGGCTTCTCAAATTTCCAAAACTTTGCAAGACATTTGGGCGTCACGTTCTACAGAATGTGAATTGAAATCTTATTGCAGCATGGGAGTCATTAGCGATGAATCACTGGGGACAATAAAAG GCCATCCCTATGTACTTCCGTTAATTTTTTCTGGAGATCATTGGTGTGTAAATGAAAGGTTTAAGGAGAACACTCATCTCAAAATGGAAATTAAGAGGATTAATAAAGTGGCCCAAGAGCAGCACGAAAAA CTAATTACTTACTGCAAACATTTTTTACAAGAGAATGTGCTAAATCAAGCTTTTATACCGAATGACGAAAGCTCGGCCAGTATCACGATTGATCGGCTCAGTAGGTTTAGTGAATGA